A segment of the Chryseobacterium scophthalmum genome:
TTAAAAGACAAAATGATTCTCAGCATCATTCAGGAAGACTCTACCTATTCTGTGAAAGAAATTTCAGAAAAGATTGGTCTTACCTTTACTCCGACGTATGAACGTATCAAACAGCTGGAAAAACAAGGAATCATCGAAAAATATGTTGGTCTTTTGAACCGTGAAAAACTGGGCTTAAATATTGTTGTTTATTGCAATGTTCGTTTGAAAGAACAATCGAAAAAAGTGCTTGAAACTTTTGAGAAAAACATTATGCAACACGATGAAGTTCAGGAAATCATCAGTCTTTCGGGTGAATATGATTATATGCTGAAGATTATCGCTAAAGACATCAATTCTTACAATAATTTTACGGTAAATGTAATTTCAAATATTCCTAATATCGGACAATATCATAGTTCTATCGTACTTCACGAGGTTAAAAAATCTACTAAGTTTAAGATTGATTTAGGTTAAAAAATATTTAATCATTTGAAAATGCTTCGACTTCGCTCAACATGACATTTCTAATACTAAAGTCATTTTCTAGCGGTGTCGTGCTAAGCGGAGTCGAAGCATCTAAGAATAGTTTTAGTTTAAAACTATCAACCCAATAATTTATTTTTCAGCTTATTAAACTGATATTCTATTTTATCCAGACAAAGATTTCCAATACTTCCCTGATGGGTATGATTTAGCTTTGCTATTTCAAAATCAAACTCATTATTTTCAATCTCCTGCCCTACTTTTACATAGGCATCACGGAATGAACTTCCGTTTTTTACTTCTTCATTAATTTTCTCTACACTGAAAAGATATTTGTACTTTTCATCTTCCAAAATCCCATCTTTCACCTGAATATTCGGTAAGGTATAACTCAAAATCTCAAGACATTCTTTCAAAGAATCGATTGCAGGAAAAAGAATTTCTTTCGTCAACTGCATATCTCGGTGATAACCGGAAGGAAGATTGTTCGTCAACATAATAAACTCATTCGGTAAGGACTGAATTCTATTGCAACGTGCACGAACCAGTTCGAAAATATCCGGATTTTTCTTGTGAGGCATAATGCTGCTTCCTGTTGTAAATTCTTTAGGAAAACTGATAAAATCAAAATTCTGACTTAAATACAGGCAAACATCATAAGAAAATTTACCTAAAGTTCCTGCCAAAGTTGCCATTGCCATAGACAACATTTTCTCTGATTTTCCACGCGTCATTTGAGCATAAACGGAATTGTAATTCATCGACTGAAAACCTAAATTATAGGTCGTACTCTCACGATCAATCGGGAAAGACGAACCATAACCCGCCGCCGAACCTAATGGATTTTTATTAATGATATTTTTAACCGAAAATAACATTTCGACATCATCTAACAACGCTTCTGCATACGCTCCAAACCATAATCCAAACGATGAAGGCATCGCAATCTGTAAATGCGTATAACCTGGAAGCAAAACATTTTTATGCTGATCCGCCAGTTTGATTAATATTTGAAAGAATTCGTCTGTCAACGCTGTAATTTCACGAATTTCATCAACCAAATACAATTTAATATCTAATAAAACCTGATCATTTCTAGAACGCGCCGTATGAATTTTCTTTCCTGTATCTCCTAATTTTTCAATTAAGATAGATTCAACCTGCGAGTGAATGTCTTCCGCAGTTTTATCGATTTCAAAAGTTCCATTTTCGATATCTTCTAAAATCTCTCCCAAAACAGATAACATCTGCTTTGATTCTTCATTCGAAATAATTCCCACTTCTGCCAACATTTTACAATGCGCCATCGAACCTTGAACATCGTATTTCGCCAGACGTTCATCAAAGTCAAGATCCTTCCCGACTGTAAATTTGTTAACTAATATATTGGTGGCGTTGTCATCTTTTTGCCATATTTTTTTCATAAAATTTCTTTTTTGTTGGAAGATGGAAGCTGGGTGCTGGAAGTTTACTACCAACCGCTTTATCTTCTTTTTTATTTTATTCGCTTTGTCATTCCGACGAAGGAGGAATCTATTTTAAAAATGCAGATTTTTCACTTCGCTTTCTGAATGACAAAACCTACTATTTTTCTTTTGTCTTGAAACAAAAGAAACAAAAATTCAAGACTGGAAACTTCCGCTAAAAAATATTTTTATTCTCTAAAAATCCCAAAACTCGTGCGAATTGAATATTGGTTCTTCAATTCTATATTTCTCTCGCACTCAAACAGTAGGATTTTCTTAACGTTCATAAAATTATTTTTCTTAACGCTCCATTTTCCTAAGTCGATATTAAACCTCCATCATCCTTCTTCAAGCTTCCATCTTATAAAACTTTTTCAAGAATCTGGATGTAAATCTCAATTCCTTCCTCAATTTCTTTGATGAAAATAAATTCATCCGCAGTGTGTGAGCGCCTACTGTCACCAGGACCGATTTTTACCGATGTACAAGGAATGATTGCCTGATCGGATGAAGTTGGAGAGCCATAAGTTGTCCTACCGATTTCCAAACCAGCCTGTACGAATGGATGTTCCATTTCGATTTTTGATGAATTTAATCTGAAAGACCTTGCCGTTAAAGTCGATTTCATCTGCGATTGAATGATCTCAAACGCTTCTTTATTAGAATATTCATCCGTAACCCTTACATCCAAAGTAAAAGCACACGATTCTGGAACGACATTATGCTGAACTCCGGCATGAATTCCCGAAAGTGTCACCTTAACCTCTCCCAAATAATCCGAAACTTTTGGAAATTTAAAGTTTAAAATTTGCTGCAGATCTTCCATGCATTTTATGATCGAATTATCGTCATTCGGATGAGCGGCGTGAGAAGGAGTTCCTTTCATTTCTCCATCAATGACCAAAAGTCCTTTTTCCGCAATCGCCAGATCCATCTGCGTTGGTTCCCCTACAATAGCAAGCTCCACATTCGGAAGCTGCGAAAATAAAGCTTCTATCCCATCAAACCCTGAGATCTCCTCCTCTGCCGTCAAAGCAATAACTAAATTATATTTTAAGTCTTCTTTATCAAAAAAATGCAAAAAAACCTGTGCCATAGAAACCAATGAAGCTCCCGCATCGTTGCTTCCCAATCCGAATAACTTTCCATCTTTTTCAATCGGTAAAAAAGGATCTAAAGTATAAGCTTTATTTGGTTTTACGGTATCGTGATGCGTATTCAACAAAATTGATGGTTTGAAAACATCAAAATTTTTATTCACTGCCCAAATGTTATTTTTAAAACGTTTTGTAGGAATACTGTTCTTTTTAAAAAAGTTTTCGATTTCCACAGACGTATTAAATTCATCTTTGCTGAATGACGGGATTTCAATCAGTTTTTTCAACAATTCTACTGCATTATTCAGTAATTCTTCTTTACTATAAACAGATCTCAGTTCCTGCATGATGATTTTCTATATGGTTTTTTAGTGCGGTTTCCTTAATCAAGAATACCTTATTAACTTTATTTTTCACTGCTCCAAGAGCATTTTCTAATTTGGGAAGAATTCCTTTATGAAGCTTTCCTTCATCTTTTAAGGTTGAAAATTTTTCTTCTGAAATATTTTTGATGACAGATTCAGGATTGTTTACATCTTCCAAAACGCCCTCTTTATCAAAACAATACAACAATTCAACATCATATTTTACCGATAAAGCCTGAGCAATTACCGAAGCAATGGTATCTGCATTGGTATTGAAAAGATGCCCTTTTTTATCGTGAGTAATCGCGGAAAACACAGGAACTAATTCAAGTTTTAATAATTTTGAAATCAATTTTCTGTTCACGCTTTTCTCCGTAATATCACCCACAAATCCGAAGTCTATTTCTGCGTGTTCTCTTTTTTTGGCTTTAATTAAATTGGCATCAGCTCCCGAAAATCCCATTGCTTTACATTTTTTATGCTGAAGTTTTGCGACAATATTTTTGTTGATTCCTCCTGCATACACCATCGCCACAATATCCAAAGTATCTTTATCTGTAATTCTTCGTCCGTTAACCATTTTCTGTTCAACGCCTAATTTATCAGCTAAAGTTGTCGCTAATTTTCCGCCTCCATGAACCAAAATTTTCTTTTCTTTAATTTCAGAAAACTGCTCTAAAAATTCGTTCAATAATTCCTCATCATCAATTAAAGCACCGCCGATTTTTATGATGTATAATTTTTCTTTCATTACAAACCTTTTTTGAGAACCTTGTCAAGGTTTTAAACCTTGACAAGGTTTGCGATTGTAACCTCATAGATTTTAAAACCCATGAGGTCTAGTTGTTAAGAATTCAATTCATCCAAAATTTCACTGAAAACAGCTTGTGCGGAGAAAATTCGATTTTTTGCCTGTTGATAAATGATGGAATTTTCACCATCCATCACCTCATCACTCAATTCTACATTACGACGAACGGGAAGACAATGCATTACTTTTGCCCGATTGGTATTGGCTAATTTTTCGTTCGTCAGCATCCAGTTTTCTTTCACTTCTGGCATTGCTGCATAATCATCAAAAGATGACCAGTTTTTTACATAAATGAAATCCGCATCTTTCAAAGCTTCATCCTGATTGTGAATTACTTTTACGTCTTTTGTAAAGTTTTTATCTAAATTATATCCTTCTGGATTTGTGATTACCAACTCAACATCCATTTCCTGCATCCATTCTGCGAAAGAATTCCCAACCGCATGAGCAATTGGTTTGATATGTGGAGCCCAAGTCAACACAACTTTCGGTTTTTTGTCAGTCTTGAGCTTGTCGAAAGACCAGTTTTCAGTAATCGTAATGCAATCTGCCAAACTTTGCAAAGGGTGACGCGTTGCCGATTCCAAAGAGATAACCGGAACTTTTGCATGTTGCTCGAACTGGCTTAAAATACTTTCGTTAACATCATCTTCCTTGCTTTTCATTCCTGCAAAACAACGCACTGCGATGATATCACAATATTGATTTAATACTTCGATAGCATCTTTGATATGTTCAACAGTATCGCCGTTCATCACAGCTCCGTCTGCAAACTCTAAGTTCCAAGCTTCTTGAGCTGCATTTAACGTCAACACATTTAACCCTAAATTTTGTGCCGCAATCTGGCTGCTTAAACGGGTTCTTAAACTTGAATTTAAAAATACAAGTCCGATGGTTTTTCCTTTTCCCTTTCCGGTTTCCGAAAGAGGGTTTTCTTTAATTTGTAAAGCTTTTTTTATAATGTCCTGTAAGTTTTTAACATCACTTACAGAGGTGAATTTTTTCATTTGGAAATTTTTATTTTTTCAATGGACAAATGAAATATCCATTTCATTTTGAATTGATTTTAAAGATTTTTCATCTTATATATTATTGTCATTCTGACGAAGGAAGAATCTCAACTATATATTTAAAGATTCTTCACTCCACTTCGTTCCATTCAGAATGACAGAAAGCATAATTTTCACAGTTTAAATATTCTCCAATACTTCTTGCAAAGCACCGATGAATAGATCAGTTTCTTCTTTTTTAATGTTAAGCGCCGGAAGAATCCTCAACACAGTCTTATCATTGGAGTTTCCGGTGAAAATATGATGATCGTACAACAGGCTATTCCTCACGTCCGAGCAATCCCTGTCGAGTTCAATCCCAATCATCAAGCCTTTCCTTCGGATGGTTTTAATATGTGGAAAATCTTTCAATTCATTTTCAATATATTCGCCCATTTCCTGAGCATTTTCGATGAGATTCTCATCTTTCATCACGTCCAAAACTGCAATCGCAGCTACACAAGCTAAGTGATTCCCGCCAAAAGTTGTTCCCAGCAAGCCGTTACTTGCCTGAAATTTCGGATGAATCAATACTCCGCCGATTGGAAAGCCATTTCCCATTCCTTTTGCCGTTGTGATAATATCTGCTTCAATTCCAAATTCCTGATGAGCAAAGAAATGTCCGCTTCTTCCGTAACCTGACTGAACTTCATCTAAAATCAAAACCGCACCGTATTTTTCGCACAGTTCTTTGATTTTTGTTAAAAATTCAACCGTTGGAATCATAATTCCGCCAACTCCCTGAATTCCTTCAATAATTACAGATGAAATTTCGCTTCCCTGATTTTCAAAAACGGTTTCAAGCTGTTCGATATTATTCCATTCAGATCTGATAAATCTTTCGTCATAGTTTACCGGAGCTACGATTTTTGGATTATCGGTCACAGAAACCGCTGCTGAAGTTCTTCCATGGAAAGAACCTGAAAAATATAACACCTTACTTTTTCCGTTGTGAAAAGAAGCCAATTTTAAAGCATTTTCGTTTGCTTCAGCTCCGGAATTACATAAAAACAGATTGTAATCTTCCAAACCTGACAGTTTTCCTAATTTATCTGCTAATTCAGTTTGCAATTCGTTCTGAACCGAGTTTGAATAGAAAGATATTTTATCTAATTGTTTTTTTAATTGAATTTGATAATGCGGATGGTTATGCCCGATAGAAATTACCGCATGACCTCCGTAAAAATCAAGATATTTTTGTCCTTTATCGTCCCAAAGAAATGATTCCTGAGCTTTTACTGGATTTATATTGAATAATGGATATACGTTGAATAAATTCATTTTGTAGTTGATTATTGTTGGTTGACAGTTGTTGGTTTTACAACTTCATCTTTTATTATATTTTTCTTTTGTCTTGAAACAAAAGAAACAAAAGTTCAAGACTTGGAAACTTTTGCTAAAAAATATTTTTGTTCTCTAAAAATTCTAAAACTTGCGCGAATTTGACATTTGTCTTGCGATTCGAACAGTAGAATTTTCTTAACGTTCACAAAACTATTTTTCTTAACGCTCCATTTTCCTAAGTCGGTTTTACTTTGAGTTTAAAAATTCATAATTAACTCATTTTCAATAGGTATTAAAATGCGATTGGTTTTAAATTTAATCCTAAATTTTCTTCCCAGTTCATTGCAAGATTCATATTTTGAACCGCTTGTCCGGAAGCTCCTTTTAACAAATTGTCAATCGCTGAGTGAATAACCGCAACATTTCCACTCTTTTCTATATGAATCACACAGCGATTCGTGTTGACAACCTGCTTTAAATCAATTGCTTTCTCACTTACCTTTACAAAAGGCTCATCTGCATAAAAATCTCTAAACAATTGATTGATATCTGAAAGTTCTAAATCTGTTTTCACCGTGGAACTCGTAAAAATTCCTCTCGCAAAATCTCCCCTCCATGGAACAAAATTCAGACTGATTTCATTCGTATTAAAAGAAACTAATTGCTGTAAAATCTCATCCACATGTTGATGTGTCAAAGTTTTATAGGCTGAAATATTATCATTTCTCCAGGTAAAATGCGTCGTTGTCTGCAAAGACTGACCCGCACCTGTAGAACCTGTAATTCCCGTTGTGTACACTTCATTTAACAAACTTTTTTGAGCTAATGGAAGCAAAGCCAGTTGAATCGCCGTTGCAAAACATCCAGGATTTGCAATACTTTTTGCTCCTGAAAGTTGTTTTTTGTTGATCTCAGGCAGACCGTAGATAAAATCTCTGTTTGCGAAATTTCCATCTAAACGAAAATCATTTCCTAAATCGATTACTAATGTTTCATCTTTTATATGATTTTTAGCCAGCCAATTCTGACTTTCTTTATGAGGAAGACATAAAAATAAAATATCTACCTCTTCAGATTGATCCGTTAAAACCATTTCACAAACCGTCGTTAGATCCGGGTACAGATCTGAAATTATTGTCCCCGAATTTGAACGACTATATAAAAAACTCAAAGTCACATTGGGATGAAAAGCCAACAGGCGTACCAATTCGCTTCCTGTATAACCGTTGGCGCCTATTATTCCTGCTGTTTTTATTTCTTTTTGATTAATCATTTTTGATAACTTTATTGATAGGATTTTCATCCTATCCTTTGTTAAATCGTCCCTTTGGGGCTCTTTTGTTCCTACGAATTGCATGCAGCCCGACTTGAGCGGAAATCCTTTTGTGAGGAGGAACGACGAACAAAAGATTGGGAGTAGAAGGCGGATTAAGCTGCCCAAATCTTAATTATTTATCTGATGATATATATTTAAGGAATTACTTACGATTTTCGTGTAGCCTTTTACATCTTCACCTGTCCAAGCTCTGTTTGCTTCGCCATAGCTTCCGAATTTATCAGACATTAAATCATGTTTAGATTCAATTCCATTTAGGATAAATCTATAGGGATGAAGGGTTACAAATACTTTTCCGCTTACTTTTTTTTGAGAATCATCTAAGAAAGATTCGATGTTTCTCATCACAGGGTCTAAGAAAAGCGCTTCATGAAGCCAGTTTCCGTACCAGTCGGATAACTGAGATTTCATCATCTGCTGATATTTTGAAAGCGTATGTTTTTCCAATAAATGATGTGCTTTTATAATTACAGACGCAGCTGCTGCCTCAAAACCTACTCTTCCTTTAATTCCGACAATCGTGTCTCCAACGTGGATATCACGACCAATTCCGTAAGCAGAAGCTAATTTTTCAATTTTTTGAATTGCATAAACAGAATGTTCAAAATTTTCTCCGTTTACCGCTACAACTTCACCATTTTTAAACTCGATTTCCAGTTCTGAAGGTTGAGTTTCTTTAATTTGTGATGGAAAAGCTTCTTCGGGAAGATAATTTCTTGAAGTCAAAGTTTCTTTTCCACCAACTGAAGTCCCCCAAAGTCCTTTATTTACAGAATATTGCGCTTTTTGAAATTCCATTTCGTAACCATGACTTTTCAAAAACTCAATTTCTTCTTCACGGGATAAAGCCATATCACGAATCGGCGTAATAATTTCTACATTCGGGCACATCACCTGGAAGATCAAATCGAAACGAACCTGGTCATTTCCCGCACCTGTACTTCCGTGAGCAATCGCATCAGCACCGATCTCAATCGCATATTTTGCAATTTCCTGCGCCTGAATCGTACGTTCTGCACTTACAGATAATGGATATGTATTATTTTTCAAGACATTCCCAAAGATCAAATACTTTACACAAGAATTGTAATAATCTTCCTGAGCATCTACGCACCTGTATCCTCTCACCCCAAGATTGAAGGCTTTTTTCTCCAGTTCTTTTTCTTCTTCTTTAGAAAAACCTCCGGTATTTACAGTCACTGCATATACTTCATATCCAAGTGTTTCACTCAAATATTTGGCACAGTAAGAGGTATCTAAACCTCCGCTAAACGCTAAGATTACTTTCTTGCTCATTTTGATATTGATTTTCGGGTTGATCATTTACAACCTCATTTACTTTATTATTATCGGGAACGAAAAGCATTGCTGTACAAAGACAGTTCTTACGTTCCTTTTTCATTAAAATTTCATAATTCACACAGTTCTTGCAACCGTTCCAAAATTCCTCATCTTGTGTCAATTCAGAATAAATTACAGGTTTGTACCCTAAATCACTGTTGATTTTCATCACAGCAAGGCCGGTTGTCAAGCCAAATATTTTCGCATTGGGAAATTTCTCTCTGGATAATGCAAACACTCTATCTTTGATTAAGGTTGCAATACCTCCATGCCTGAATTTTGGAGAAACAATTAATCCCGAGTTGGCCACAAACTGACCATGCGACCAAGTCTCTATATAACAGAAACCCACCCACTCTCCGTTTTCAGTGGCTACAACAGCATTGCCTTCTGAAATCTTTTTACTTAAATATTCTATAGAACGTTTTGCAATACCCGTCCCTCTTCGCTGTGCAGAATCATACATTTCCTGCTGTATTTCACTCACATACATTAGATGCATGGACGAGGAAATTTCTATTTCCATTTATTTATCTGAATTTTTTGGCAAATTTAAAACATAATAACTTTAAAAACCAAATTAAAAAGATAATTTTATTGAATTAAATTAATATACAGGTAATTTTATCTTTACAGTAAATTAACATTTTGCTAAATTATTATATATTTGCTAAAAAAATATAGTTATGGAAAATAACTGTCCGAAATGTAAGAGTACAAATATTGTAAAAAGCGGAATCATTAATGAAAAACAAAGGTTTCATTGTAAGGATTGTAACTATTATTTTACGGTAAAAAAACTTGGTAAACAGATTGATGATTATTACGTAACAAAAGCTTTGCAACTATATCTTGAAGGATTGAGTTTCCGTGAAATAGAGCGAATCATAGGCGTTTCTCATGTAACAATCAGTTCATGGATCAAGAAATATAACATCACAAGACCTCCTCATTCTGGCTTTCATCCTGTTTATAAAATTTTAAAACAAAATGAGCTGATTGAATATATTGCCAAAGAAGAAAACATTAAAGATTCCGGTTTAATTATTACCCAATTTGCAGATAAATATATGTTGATCAAATGGGAACGTTTTAAGAAATAATTTCATGAATGACGAGCTATGAATTATAAGTTATGAGTTTTTTATAAAATTTAACTCAATGATTATCAATAATTTAATTTAATATAAAAAGAACTTTCGAACTCATAATCCATCATTTATAATTCATAACTATATACACAGCATAAATATATATTAAATTTTTATAACTAAATTATTAATTACAATTTGGCTTTCACAAAATAACAGCCAAAAAATTAATAATTTATGAAGAAAATATTAAGTTTTATTGGATTAGCTTTAATTAGCTGTTCTGTATACGGTCAAGGTTCTCCTGATTATGGAAATGGTTTAAAAATAAATTTAAATCCTGAAGGAGATAAATATGTTAGATTTATTTTATGGGATCAGTTCTGGATCAGGAACACAGAAATGAATCCTGGAAGTATGGTTGGAGGTGAGCCTACCGATAATACCTGGAATTTAGGAAACCGAAGAGCTCGTATTTTGGCTTACGCACAAGTAACCAAGCGTTATATGATCTTATTGCATTTCGGAATGAATAATCAGACTTTCATCAACGGTGGTGCAACCGGAACAACCGGAACGGGGGGCTACGGAAACGGCAAAAAAACACAACTTTTCTTTCATGATGCCTGGAATGAATATGCCGTAATTATGCCGGGTGAAGCAGGAAAATTCAGCTTAACTTTAGGAGGTGGGCTTCATTATTACATGGGACTTTCCCGCATGACAATGGCTTCAACATTAAACTTTCTTACAGTAGATTCTCCTATTTTCAGTTGGCCTTTAATTGATAATTCCGACCAGTTTGCAAGACAAATGGGAGTTTTCGCAAAAGGTAAATATGGAAAGTTTGAATACCGAATGAGTTTAAACAAGCCATTCGCAACAGATTTAACTCCTCCAAATACTTTAGTTCCAGGAAATGAAGTTGCAGTTGACAACAACGGAAACCCAAATTGGTCTAAAGCGGGTTATTTCGAATACCAATTTTTAGATACAGAATCAAATCTTCTTCCTTTCAAAGTAGGTTCTTACTTAGGGACAAAAAAAGTTTTCAACGTCGGTGCAGGTTTTTATCATCAAGCCGAAGGAACGAGAACTTCAGTCAACTCAAACATCGAAAAACACGACATCACCCTACTTTCCGTAGATGCTTTTGCCGATATTCCTTTAGGTGAAGCAAAAAATAAAATGGCAGTTTCGGCTTATGCAGGATATTTCAACTATAATTTCGGACCCAATTACGTTAGAAATTTAGGAACAATGAATATCGCAGCCAACGACCCAAATTTCGTCGGACAAAGAGCTTTGGCTGGTCCCGGAAATTTACAGCCGATGATCGGTACAGGAAATGTAGTTTATGCTCAAGCGGGTTTGTTACTTCCCAATCAGGCAGAAAAACCGAAAGTCAGAATTCAGCCTTTTGCAGCTTACACTTACAAAGATTTTGAAGCATTCGACAAACCATCTTCACAGTTTGATGTGGGAGCCAACTGGTTTTTAGACGGGCATCATGCGAAAATCACTACTCAATATTCTACAAGACCAGTGTACACAAGCCCGACTGAGAGCCCGAAATCTAAAGGAGAATTTATTGTACAACTTCAGATCTATTTATAAAAATTAATTTCCATTATAATAATTTAAACAAAAAAATCTAGTGATATGAGCGAACAACACCACGATGCTTACGAGAATATGACAGATAAGCAGAAAAACCGCACCATCTGGAGTGTCATCACTGCATCATCTCTCGGAACCTTGATAGAATGGTATGATTTCTATATTTTCGGAAGTTTAGCCGTCGTTTTGGCGACAAAATTTTTCCCGGCAGATAATCCGACCGCAGCATTTTTATCTACATTGGCGACTTTTGCAGCAGGATTTGTTGTAAGACCTTTCGGAGCTTTATTTTTCGGAAGATTGGGAGATATTATCGGAAGAAAATACACTTTTCTCGTTACTTTATTAATCATGGGATTCTCTACATTTCTGATTGGATGTATTCCCGGTTATGAAACCATAGGATATTTGGCGCCGGTTTTAGTTTTAATCTTAAGACTTTTACAAGGTTTGGCTTTGGGAGGAGAATATGGAGGAGCAGCAACTTATGTGGCGGAATATTCACAGCCACACAGAAGAGGTTACTGGACTTCATGGATTCAAACCACCGCAACTGCAGGACTTTTCATTTCTTTAATTGTTATTTTAATTACAAAAAATACACTTTCTGCTGAAGATTTTGATTCTTGGGGATGGAGAGTTCCATTCTGGATCTCGATTTTAATGGTGGGAGTTTCTTATTTCATTAGAAAAAACATGAAGGAGTCTCCGCTTTTTGCAAAGGCTAAAAGCGAGGGGAAAACTTCTAAAAATCCTTTAAAAGAAAGTTTCGGTAATAAATTTAACTTCAAATTTGTTTTATTGGCATTATTCGGAGCTGCGATGGGACAAGGTGTGATTTGGTATACAGGACAATTTTACGCCATGAGTTTCCTCCAAAAAGTAATGAACATCAATTCGATGCAGGTCGATTATTTAATGGCAACAGCTTTATTGATGGGAACTCCTTTCTTCGTATTTTTTGGTTGGCTTTCAGATAAAATTGGAAGAAAAGCAATTATGATGACCGGAATGTTGATTGCGATTTTAGCCTACAGACCGATTTACGACGCCATGTACAAAAGCGTGAACATTGAAGCTAAAACGGTTGAAAGTGACGGCATCAAAGAAACCAGAGTTGCAGCAATTCATAAAGATATCGCAACAGACAGCTTAATTACGTTTCATAAAGAAACCACTTTCACAGACGGAACTTTAATTAAAAAAGACAGTATCGTTCATTGGTCTGCAAAAGGTCCGGTAATGAAAGATGGAAAAGCTGAAGAGCCGAAAGTTTCCACAGCTATTACTTTGAACGACGACACAAGATGGTATTTGGTATTCTTGGTGTTTATTCAGGTAATTTTTGTAACGATGGTTTACGGTCCGATTGCAGCATTTTTAGTTGAAATGTTCCCTGTAAGGATCCGTTACACCTCGATGTCTTTACCGTATCATATTGGTAATGGGGTTTTTGGAGGACTACTTCCTGCAGTTGCCACTTATCTCGTAACTTCCGGAAAAGATGCAGGACACCCAACTTGGTATCTGGAAGGACTTTGGTATCCGATTGGAGTTGCCGCAGTCTGTTTAGTCATCGGATTGATCTATCTTAAAAATAAGAACAACAATATCCACGATTAATAGGGATAATCACTTAAAAATTTATTAATTTTAAATCTACTAAAATGAACGGATTAAAAAAAATATTAGGCATTGCTTGGATTTTGATTGCCTTAGCTGTTGCCTACTTCGGAATTACAGTAATGGGTGTTCCTAAAATCACTTCAGGAAAACAGGAAGACCTTGTGTTCGGAATCATCATACTTTTTGTATTGGTACCGATTGTAACAGGCGGAATGG
Coding sequences within it:
- a CDS encoding DUF6814 family protein, yielding MNGLKKILGIAWILIALAVAYFGITVMGVPKITSGKQEDLVFGIIILFVLVPIVTGGMAIFGYYSLTGEYSDDKV